One stretch of Candidatus Zixiibacteriota bacterium DNA includes these proteins:
- a CDS encoding T9SS type A sorting domain-containing protein → MRFRTLLFLLLVAAMLIIVPANHAILRWIGLDATLHGEELRYGTGTSLTVNDSNTGMDGSDAVDPRIEDDRVSGSNNSLSAADGNIDPTPTLNKSDICSDAPPMIASQPIEINRAGRNPGDTLVFDNSNVTIENSTAHRRVESSDQAVEPELHQNNPNPFNSSTNISFVLPEGGEVSLELFNILGQKVNEVYRGYVDAGFSEFAVDKSIHNLSSGIYFYRLKFDSLSLVKKMIVLR, encoded by the coding sequence ATGAGGTTTAGAACATTACTATTCTTGCTGCTTGTCGCAGCGATGCTGATAATCGTTCCAGCAAATCACGCGATCCTCAGATGGATTGGACTCGATGCGACGCTCCATGGAGAGGAACTACGTTACGGTACAGGTACCAGCCTGACCGTCAACGATTCGAATACGGGGATGGACGGTTCGGATGCTGTCGATCCTCGTATCGAGGATGATCGAGTCAGCGGTAGCAATAACTCACTCTCAGCCGCAGACGGAAATATCGATCCCACGCCAACACTAAACAAATCAGATATATGTTCAGATGCTCCCCCGATGATTGCCTCCCAGCCGATTGAGATAAATCGTGCCGGGCGCAATCCGGGGGACACTCTGGTGTTTGATAATTCCAATGTGACGATAGAGAATTCAACCGCGCACAGACGAGTCGAAAGCTCGGATCAGGCAGTCGAACCGGAGCTTCACCAAAACAACCCAAATCCTTTCAATTCGAGCACCAACATATCGTTCGTGTTGCCGGAGGGGGGCGAGGTTTCGCTGGAGCTTTTCAATATTCTCGGTCAGAAAGTGAATGAAGTGTATCGAGGATATGTAGATGCCGGATTCTCTGAATTCGCTGTCGATAAATCGATTCACAATCTATCCAGTGGCATCTATTTCTATCGACTCAAGTTTGATAGCCTATCGCTAGTGAAGAAAATGATAGTATTGAGATGA